Proteins encoded in a region of the Lepidochelys kempii isolate rLepKem1 chromosome 24, rLepKem1.hap2, whole genome shotgun sequence genome:
- the LOC140902463 gene encoding uncharacterized protein: MYDPSRTHTHTHTLRHADSRSANQLSGGEPAEQRGTAEQHTAGVCLGLDRSDFVCTKCKLVSILEEKIEDLELQISTLRCIRESEDFLDKSQDMLLRAQSSKDLEQVAQRSQEASEEAWQHVTSRRGKRNVRVPATQTQVSNRFHVLSTGIVAESGPDDTSGGRKQKETPLVGRHEMLCPEVGASTTTTPKRRRRVVVVGDSLLRGTESSICRPDWENREVCCLPGAKIRDVTERLPRLIKPSDRYSFLLLHVGTNDTAKNDLEQITADYVALGRRIKEFEAQVVFSSILPVEGKSRGSDRRIVEVNEWLRRWCRREGFGFFDHGMVFHEGGVLGRDGLHLTNRGKIIFASRLANLVRRALN, from the exons ATGTATGATCCCagccggacacacacacacacacacacgctgagACATGCTGACTCACgctccgcgaaccagctgagcggcggggaaccagctgagcagcggggaacagcagagcagcacacagcaggagtttgcctgggattg gacagaagcgactttgtctgtacaaagtgcaagctagtatccatattggaagagaagatcgAAGATCTGGAGCTACagatatcgaccctgcgttgcatacgagaatctgaggattttctggacaaaagtcaggatatgcttctacgggcacaaagctctaaagatttagagcaggttgcacagcggagccaagaggccagtgaagaagcttggcaacatgtgacctccagaagaggtaagcggaatgtccgggtaccagcaacacagacacaggtaagtaaccgttttcatgttctctccacaggtatcgttgcggagagtggaccagatgatacatctggggggagaaagcagaaggagactccgctggttggaagacATGAGATgctctgtcctgaggttggggcttccacgaccaccactcccaagagaaggaggcgggtggtggtggtcggggactctctcctcagggggactgagtcatctatctgccgccctgactgggaaaacagagaagtctgctgcttgccaggggctaagattcgtgatgtgacggagagactgccgagactcatcaagccctcggatcgctactccttcctgcttctccacgtgggcaccaatgatactgccaagaatgaccttgagcagatcactgcggactacgtggctctgggaagaaggataaaggagtttgaggcacaagtggtgttctcgtccatcctcccagTGGAAGGAAAAAGCCGGGGTAgcgaccgtcgaatcgtggaagtcaacgaatggctacgcaggtggtgtcgcagagaaggttttggattctttgaccatgggatggtgttccatgaaggaggagtgctgggcagagacgggctccacctaacgaacaGAGGGAAGatcatctttgcaagcaggctggctaacctagtgaggagggctttaaactag